ctctcttccaatgccccttcttcttgcagtagaagcattcggattcagaagtgggttgactgaccttcctctttacagatttggcgccagtttgcttagttgggctggccttgttgccacctttcttagcattcctcttctttccagatttcttgaacttgcccccacgcaccataagcacatcctgcttatcactcttgagcgtcttttcagcggtcttcagcataccgtgaagctcagtgagcgttttgtccagactattcatactgtagttcagtttgaactgatcatacccgctatgaagagaatggaggatggtgtctatagccatttcctgagaaaattgatgatccagccgactcatattctcaatgagtccaatcattttgagaacatgtggacttacgggctcgcctttcttaagcttggtctcaagaatttgcctatgagtctcgaatctttcgactcgagccagatcttggaacatgttcttcaactcactgatgattgtgaaagcatctgagttgatgaacgttttctgcagatccgcactcatggtggcgagcattagacatttcacatccttgttggcatcaatccaacgattgagggctgcctgagtgaccccgtcgcctgcggcttcgggcatcgcctcttctaggacatactccttttcttcctgcataagaactatttgcaagttcctttgccagtcaaggaagtttttcccgttcaacttctccttttcgagaattgatcgaatgttgaatgaattgtttgccatttaaaaactacaattgaaaagaataaacaaataaataaccattcacagtttctcttaataaacttaaattctagcatacatgcataattcaatgtttattaagcattttattcaagttatgtgttccggcaggtgtgaataaaatgattccaagatcctaaaatcattgaagaactaagcacagtttgtcgacttaatcctaaaacatcttaggtaagcaaaagtcttttgctaatagtctagaaactattcttggttgataggtacgtctaagaacttattaggtaaacctatcgattttgccacgacataaaaggactccttacttatatcgttgagtttcaccaaaactaacatgtactcacaattatttgtgtaccttgcccctttaggaccaataagtaacacctcgctgagcgaaaactattactagattgatgtaaaggatatccaagcaagtgtatattttggcatggcaccttataactcaatttttaagtttggaacttaaggctcttactatgttggttagattttaagtgaactaaaatccttaatcatgcaacataatcaagcttttgatctcatgcattttaagacatatttaaaagcaataaataacttaaaacatgcataagataaatgtgatctagtatggcccgacttcatcttgaagctttaacttcaaagtccgtcttgaaaatctccgtgggaggcaccattttcttcaaataggataagctataattaaaactaattacaactatttgatggtacgcagaccatatttgaatagaaaaacaactttggtactttagaccaattacattcaaattaatggtacgcagaccatattttctatcctatttgggccatactagtcacttcataacctgcaaaacagtacatatacaatatataccattcacccattcattatcatgaatggcccacatagctggttagtaaaacacattatgcatcacgtaaacatttgcagcaattaatcaagggcaccaataatctaccaattattcagtccttattaattctaatcaagttgttttgaccttaaggatttgtagacctaatcaagagtttatgactaaaaagggctcccactcaaaccaataaattcatatgctttactaattttaaacataaaaatgtatttctagtctaaccggaaacatacaaatttaattaaaatttaaagctcatataaatttataattgaatccaaaaagtttaatttaatttcagtcgtatttaaattaattcatgattttaattttagaaaaataattagaataaataaattcattataattacaatattcaaaattaaaatccaagaaaataatttaaattattaattttaaaattaattaaaattacgtaaactgaaaatttcaaattaaacattcaaaacgatctaatcgcaacgcaaacaccctacgcatcgcacgccaatgggccacacgcacacagccatcgctggccatgtgcgcgcatcccatgcgctgcgtcgcatagctgctgcttctacccttcgcaagcaatcgcgcgagttggtgctcgctgcgcgcgcgccagcgctcgacgcacgcgagccatcgctcgctgtgcgcgctcgccagcgctcgatgtgcgcgctcgccagcgctcgctgtgcacgCTCGCCATCGCTCGATTGAtgcgagccagtgctcgctccgcgcgctcgccagcgctcgcttgtgcgagccagcgctcgctgcgcgaggcatcgatgctgggcgcagcactcgtggcacgcgagcttgcgctcgctgcgcgcgaggcagtgcgcgttgtggcgcagctcgcttgctgcccacacgcgactgccgtgccttgccttcgcccatgcccattcgtccattgctcgtagcccacgacacaaggcagggctgctgccttgtgctcgtgcaccatgcccttgctcaatgcattcgtgccgcatgggcgacgagctcccttgctcgtcgtcgcatgcccgcactatacaacaccccttaagggtaacacgtagcgtccattgctttgtgcgtgcaagttatatgaacgaatcgcataaaatttaaaaaatttatatttaaaattaatgacaaattaataaattaatattaatttcataattttagggcgaaaaatcgaaaatttattattcaattgatttccgattaacatggattcaagtctaggtcataaaaaatttaaaatttatcataaatttacaatttttatggtggtttttaatcataggtatctaattaaattataattaattatgaaaatcaaattaattctaaattattctaattttcaacaaattaatcataattacaaattagattgcataattaacaaggctaggaattcaaacttgttaaacacatacagtaggtcaatcaaaaattcaagatttatcaacaagaatcgcaactatttaatttaacatcttaaatttacgaaattgtgcattcgaaaaactaaaaccttcgaaaagtcatagttaggcttcgaatttgagaattctgggttcggcagaaaaacactatttttgtcaaaattttagaatgccttttacatgcggaattgacacaaaaatcacttgatttggatgagtaacgaagaaactgccaaaaaactgcgtacgtataattaaataaacgcaatttgcaattaattaacaattacgaaaattaatcaccccttttaattcttgcaaatttgtaatatttaaccatgttcatgcaatttagattatgaaaataataagaggctcgtgataccactgttaggttatgatacatatgacaattcataaatcatgcggaaaaaccatttagccaggaatacatattatttacacataatcatatagcatagtttagatgcatactctttgttgcgtgccttccctagctgcgcccgaaccgaacaagaacaagtctttaggactccaagtgtcgtccctccgtagatagtccacagcacgtccggatccgccttaagattgaccaactagaatcgcccttaaggtactaaaaatttcggcacttttgagcaaggaatgtaactgaatttttctctcaaaaactcactttgaatactttaaaacttgttataaattgtgaacccaggccacatatttataggggtatggaaagagaattggaatcctattaggatacgaattaattaaattagaatcataataaaactcttatttaattaatttatcaaatagaattaggaatttaatcattaaacgaatcctgtacgttttaggtttcgtatgtgaacacaaacacccacgcacgcacagcagcccacgaggggcgccatgcgcgcgcgcgcacagcccgagcatcgcagcccacgactgccgcagccttgggcgcgcgctgggcctgccttgcggtgggcctggcgcagccttgggctggcgtgttgtggcgcgcgtttcccttgcaggacgtgggcctggcttcgtgctgggccttcgtctagcaagctcgtccgatgctaattcgtacgacgcgcttccgattaattttccgattccggaattcatttccgatacgaacaatatttaacatttccgattccggaattaatttccgtttcgaacaaatatttaatatttccgtttccggaattattttccgattccgataatatttccgattcagacaatatttccgtttccggcaatatttccgattccggcaatatttccatttccgataatattttccgatacgtaccatgtttccgtttccggtaacatctacgacttggataatatttatatttccgatacgatccatatttccgtttccggcaatatcatcgtttccggagtattcatttcttgcctgtgacgatctcagctcccactgaaaccaagatccgtcgattccgaatatccatagatggagtatttaatgccattaaatacttgatccgtttacgtactatttgtgtgaccctacgggttcagtcaagagtaagctgtggattaatatcattaattccacttgaactgaagcggcctctagctaggcattcagctcacttgatctcactgaattattaacttgttaattaatactgaaccgcatatattagacttatcattgaatgcatacttggaccaagggcattatttccttcacaagcatcaaacgtcgcatcgaaccatccatcgaaaatacgggtatacacctgtatatccaagtgcaaacagatgaatatttcaagaatacaaagtccaaaaaatacaacgactcaggcgcccaactcccaacggacccaagctccgggaaagtcagtcgaaatttcaaaaatctaagggccagtaaaaagctcttatccccagcgaagcacatcccaacggatcaactccgggtattcaaattcaaaatttcaagattcaaaaattcaagattcaaaattttcgatgccaagctccgtcttGAACTGAAGGTGGagaagtacaagtacaaaccagAGTCATCACCACCCCTTCGAGGTAGACTctgtccttttttctaacgcctgttttatgcaggtaccggcgtacaaagagtggtctctattgcagaacatcttgaccattctccgtccctttcgaaatactttgacttgcgctttcctaaccaaacgctcagtcaaagtgggggcttctgtagacacctaatttgtgtctcccctttgagatgatgacgataccattatccttgttagatgATTGGAATagctccaggcggaaatcccaattgctaagaatgcttccaaaattcaagatccaaaatccaacccccgagatcgttcccctttcggttctcggtacaaaatacaactttccaaatccaatttcaaaatccaagtacaatatcaactagtagaccatcccattggttttactaggccttttctactcaaaatcatataaggtaagtcaaattcgggcgccgacccacaaaatcgagcatgccgggccccgtcccgtaaaaccggaattcaaaatcccgagaaaggcttgtttttagacgctaaacgatgccttaacctccaagcaaacacaaaacgccaaacctagtacaattcgtacaacgggtacaacactacaagacgaaacaaggacggagcccgagtccttgctttggcggcattcaagccacgtcagcaacgcactgcgctggcctggcgccctgcgctggcatgtgctggcgttttgcaccattccctcctataaatacccctcatttccatcgaaaaaggatgagcacaacaatacaacgtcgtaatttcgacattacgcctcaaaatacaactcaaaaactcctcaaaaacacatacaaaattcctaaattccaaagcaattgggagctcttgcctaaatctaactaggtaaatccgaatcccattctaatctactatgttgctttgatttctaaatgattagcaagttggtgtttttaatcaataaaaaacaccacttgcaacaatcacacatgttttccaaaaatacaaactttttcaaaagacaaagtacaaatttcaaagattcaaggatgtccaagttgtttacaatcatctcttggactagaatcaccatcaaacatggggtaatcaaagataacaccttttaacgtttaaaggtttagtcttttgagattcaaaactccattttcaatatacaagttcaagtcttcaattttcaaagatcttgccatgtttagggttattcatagttatttccctaaactaggatcatttcatgttcaaacatttcaatatttattctttcaatttcaagtttaacatgcaaaatctaggatatttgggttgagcaacctctcccaagttgagatttttggctttgaattcgtgtcgggcgcacttatttttaaggagtcgcttggcgttcaaatctcatgtgcccaagtacaactttcaattatgcacctttcaatattgcaatttcaatatcgcacctttcaatatcgcacctttcaatatcgcattttcaatatcgcactttcaataccgcaatttcgatgcggcaatttcaattccgcactttcaattccgcatctttacttgcctagtccatttctaggcaatgtggaccttctccctagtccttttctagggggtcttgtatttactaatgccgcactttatttagtattgtgatgttgctttattttctttatcactttcatcaccaacatgctaaatacaacaaaatacaaaggttacatcacgcttaacaaagatatttttggacaaaccggccttaggtttcttaaatcaatctttaaagcaaagtgaccaccgtacaattagaaattctattttgctctaaaattcaaacccacatagtctaatctagggtttattttcgaactaatgttgttccaacgtacttgaacatttctaaagctcgccgaataagcattttcgttcccgagcccagatctcacccatccgtttcaagtattcaaggccttatccgaaaatagagtcatttgcggtctttccaaacaagaccttaaataaagtttggtggcgactccttcgaggtgcaaaaattcaagcggttctctaaacgagccggCCGGCCTCTCCCCCCCTGTAAGAAACgggaaaaataataaaactgttaggttatgatacatatgatattacataaatcatgcggaaacaaccattaacccaggattacatattatttacacataatcatatagcataatttagatgcatactctttgttgcgtgccctccctagctgcgcccgaaccgaaccagaacaagtctttaggactccaagtgtcgtccctccgtagatagtccacagcacgtccggatccgccttaagattaaccaactagaatcgcccttaaggtactagaattttcggcacttttgagcaagatgtgtggctgaatttttttctcaaaaactcactttgaatactttttaaactcgttataaattgtgaacccatgccacatatttatagggttatggaaagggaattggaatcctattcagatacaaattaattaaacctagaatcctacaagaactctaatttaattcatttatcaaatagaattaggaatttaatcattaatcgaactctgcacgttttaggaaacgtgcacgaacacaaacacttacgcacacacacacggcagcctcgatgggccgcccatgcgtgcgtgcgagcagcagcccacgcagcgaggcctgcgcgagccacaagcccgcgcaagcacccgcgcgcgctgcgcgcgctgtgcgcgctgccacggcctgctgggcctggccttgcgctgggcctggcgtggctgtttgtgtggcgcgcttggcttgctgggcgatggcctggcttcgtgctgggccctcgtccggcaggcctcgtccgatgcttattcgtacgatacgcttccgattaaatttccgattccggaattcatttccgatacgaacaatatttaacatttccgattccggaattaatttccgtttcgaacaaatatttaatatttccgtttccggaattattttccgattctggtaatatctccgattctgacaatatttccgtttccggcaatatttccgattctggtaatatttccatttccgataatattttccgatacgtaccatgtttccgtttccggcaacatctacgacttggataatatttatatttccgatacgatccatatttccgtttccggcaatatcatcgtttccggagtattcatttcttgcctgtgacgatctcagctcccactgaaaccaagatccgtcgattccgaatatccatagatagagtatttaatgccattaaatacttgatccgtttacgtactatttgtgtgaccctacgggttcagtcaagagtaagctgtggattaatatcattaattccacttgaactgaagcggcctctagctaggcattcagctcacttgatctcactgaattattaacttgttaattaatactgaaccgcatttattagacttatcatagaatgcatacttggaccaagggcattatttcctt
This sequence is a window from Spinacia oleracea cultivar Varoflay chromosome 1, BTI_SOV_V1, whole genome shotgun sequence. Protein-coding genes within it:
- the LOC130465696 gene encoding glycine-rich RNA-binding protein RZ1B-like, with product MVRGGKFKKSGKKRNAKKGGNKASPTKQTGAKSVKRKVSQPTSESECFYCKKKGHWKRDCLKLKEDQKNGTVVPSSGTKKK